The Falco peregrinus isolate bFalPer1 chromosome 9, bFalPer1.pri, whole genome shotgun sequence genome includes a window with the following:
- the ADRM1 gene encoding proteasomal ubiquitin receptor ADRM1 — MSSGALFPSLVPGSRGSSSKYLVEFRAGKMSLKGSTVTPDKRKGLVYIQQTDDSLIHFCWKDRTSGNVEDDLIIFPDDCEFKRVPQCTTGRVYVLKFKAGSKRLFFWMQEPKTDKDEEHCRKVNEYLNNPPMPGALGGNASGGHELSALGGEGGLQSLLGNMSHNQLMQLIGPTGLGGLGGLGALTGPGLASLLGSGGPPTSSSSSSSRSQSAAVTPSSTTSSTRVTPAPSVPAAASVTSPSPVPSSGNGTSSATSPTQPIQLSDLQNILATMNVPSGAGGQQVDLATVLTPEIMAPILANAEVQERLMPYLPSGESLPQTAEEIQNTLTSPQFQQALSMFSAALASGQLGPLMSQFGLPAEAVDAANKGDVEAFAKAMQNSVKSDQKEGDSKDKKDEEEDMSLD, encoded by the exons ATGTCCTCAGGTGCGTTATTTCCAAGCCTGGTGCCAGGCTCCCGTGGCTCTTCGAGCAAATACCTGGTGGAATTTCGAGCAGGGAAGATGTCCCTGAAGGGCAGCACTGTCACCCCAGACAAGAGAAAAGGCCTCGTTTACATCCAGCAGACTGACGATTCCCTCATTCACTTCTGCTGGAAGGACAGGACTTCGGGCAACGTCGAGGAC gatttgattatttttcccGATGACTGTGAATTCAAGAGGGTACCTCAGTGCACTACCGGCCGTGTGTATGTATTGAAGTTCAAGGCAGGATCAAAACGACTCTTCTTCTGGATGCAG GAGCCGAAGACTGATAAGGATGAAGAACACTGCCGTAAAGTGAATGAGTATCTCAACAATCCACCAATGCCTGGTGCTTTAGGTGGAAATGCAAGTGGAGGCCACGAGCTCTCGGCATTAGGAG gTGAGGGTGGCTTGCAAAGCCTTCTTGGAAACATGAGCCATAACCAGCTCATGCAGCTGATCGGACCAACGGGCTTAGGAGGACTTG gtgggctgggggcactgaCGGGTCCTGGGCTGGCCAGTCTGCTTGGAAGTGGGGGACCCCCGACCAGCAGTTCATCGTCAAG CTCTCGCAGCCAATCAGCTGCTGTGACACCATCTTCCACAACTTCTTCTACACGTGTAACGCCTGCCCCATCCGTTCCTGCGGCTGCGTCTGTGACCAGTCCGAGCCCCGTACCAAGTTCGGGTAATGGAACCAGCTCAGCCACAAGCCCAACCCAGCCCATTCAACTGAGTGACCTTCAGAACATTTTAGCTACTATGAATGTGCCATCTGGAGCAGGAGGACAGCAAG ttgACCTGGCAACTGTTCTGACTCCTGAGATAATGGCTCCCATCCTGGCCAATGCTGAAGTTCAAGAACGGTTGATGCCTTACCTTCCCTCGGGGGAATCTCTGCCGCAGACTGCAGAAGAGATTCAGAATACCCTGACGTCTCCTCAGTTTCAGCAG GCATTGAGCATGTTCAGTGCTGCCTTAGCTTCAGGACAGCTTGGCCCACTAATGAGCCAGTTTGGCTTACCCGCAGAGGCAGTAGATGCAGCAAATAAAGGAG ATGTAGAAGCGTTTGCCAAAGCAATGCAGAACAGTGTCAAGTCAGACCAAAAGGAAGGAGACTCTAAGGACAAGAAAGATGAAGAGGAAGATATGAGTTTAGATTAA